A section of the Choristoneura fumiferana chromosome 5, NRCan_CFum_1, whole genome shotgun sequence genome encodes:
- the LOC141427911 gene encoding F-BAR domain only protein 2, with product MSASVDELRATVENISLYKIGTTQRRGSNANTSKASSDLLDLNFFQSPTASNPTSPHGNVSNPYAPLQANQSHLLESPTLVSTADVGDLFSEVGEMSQTNIRTSTPTISSISLPRPPSRRSEGDFRTAGSSGSRGPSPLTIGMADTIPLAVAFHEIIHSYFRGADESKCQVKMSGDMMLSFPTGIVGVLANNPNPAKLCFRLKNIHRLDNVLPNKQLISINAMMSTRDSTVVEFNMPALTSLLKRQSEKNPTAQYFNVDILKYQIRPKAGAASCPYQLVAYWKCETEHTDLKVDYKYNLHAMSPPSPLLNVSVCVPMDGSVTNVIAMPKNTWNAENEQALWRFTELSQHSEDRGVGSLRARFELDQGPSTKGTISTQFNCEGATLSGIEFELIGSGYRLSLVKRRFVSGKYICDSDIH from the coding sequence ATGTCGGCTAGTGTTGATGAGCTCAGAGCAACTGTTGAAAACATTTCGTTATACAAAATCGGAACCACCCAGAGACGTGGCTCAAATGCGAACACAAGTAAAGCCAGCAGTGACTTATTAGACTTGAACTTTTTCCAGAGTCCTACAGCCAGTAATCCCACCTCGCCTCACGGCAACGTCTCCAACCCTTATGCGCCCTTGCAAGCCAACCAATCGCATTTATTGGAAAGTCCAACCCTAGTGTCTACAGCCGACGTCGGCGATCTCTTCTCAGAGGTCGGCGAGATGAGCCAGACAAACATACGAACGTCAACGCCTACTATATCATCTATCTCACTTCCTCGCCCACCCTCAAGGCGGTCAGAAGGGGACTTCCGAACTGCTGGTTCCTCAGGGTCGCGTGGGCCCTCTCCACTTACGATCGGCATGGCTGATACCATACCCTTAGCTGTAGCTTTCCATGAGATAATACACTCCTATTTCCGAGGTGCAGATGAATCAAAATGCCAAGTCAAAATGTCTGGCGACATGATGTTATCGTTCCCTACAGGAATAGTTGGTGTGCTCGCTAACAATCCTAACCCAGCTAAACTCTGCTTCAGACTGAAAAACATCCATAGACTAGACAATGTGTTGCCTAACAAACAACTGATTAGTATTAATGCAATGATGTCTACCCGAGATTCCACAGTTGTAGAATTCAACATGCCGGCTCTCACATCTCTCCTCAAACGCCAGTCCGAAAAGAATCCCACAGCGCAATATTTCAACGTAGATATACTGAAGTATCAGATACGTCCAAAGGCAGGCGCCGCGTCGTGTCCTTACCAGCTGGTTGCATACTGGAAATGCGAGACTGAGCACACTGATCTAAAGGTTGATTATAAGTACAACCTTCACGCGATGAGTCCGCCTTCGCCACTGCTCAACGTGTCGGTGTGTGTGCCTATGGACGGTTCTGTTACTAACGTTATTGCAATGCCGAAGAATACTTGGAACGCGGAGAATGAGCAAGCCCTTTGGCGTTTTACGGAGCTGTCACAGCATTCTGAGGACAGGGGGGTAGGGTCCCTCAGAGCGAGGTTTGAGCTGGACCAGGGACCTTCGACGAAGGGTACTATCTCGACGCAGTTCAACTGCGAGGGCGCGACGCTCTCGGGCATTGAGTTTGAGTTGATAGGCAGCGGTTACCGCCTATCACTCGTCAAACGACGCTTTGTCTCTGGCAAATACATTTGTGATAGCGATATTCACTGA
- the LOC141427912 gene encoding SH3 domain-binding protein 5 homolog (The sequence of the model RefSeq protein was modified relative to this genomic sequence to represent the inferred CDS: added 69 bases not found in genome assembly) — translation MEESSFTIPADDNGDTELDPRIQVELEKLNAATDEINKLELELDESMKTFHLLLNETSRRLQGLTKRLGTCVDKSRPYHEAVAAAAAARTDCQKAAVQFQRASELHAAAKETVTLAEQRFVSKQDEWQFDSNWQEVLNHAIIKVMDAEKRKADSGREHQKRAAAFIAAERKVTQLEENLKRNIVKSRLYFEEKKLCDEQLQTQNSKIEKLQRLIADAKYRYSKSLKALEEISEEIHRRRGEYPPDKDSIPVGPREPGVGAERDPIHDEAKVDEGVEKDEESSLQELRMRVRELALKPIDKKEVGTDEAWALELNETINKLDQLLMMKENNQQKRSKFTNSSPRNASAPSTSSKTLLKYSQPPSDTWKNETNLMRTKSRSREVVFEHTNPPISKSEKSKSMMSLDVLALARDTTIMDRESYLKAVIEDKSPTGTYTESNSDRNDSPDEILMVECDSSDSTQNPVIRMTSSTITDSDNS, via the exons GTGGAGTTGGAGAAATTGAATGCGGCCACTGATGAGATCAATAAGCTGGAATTGGAGCTCgat GAGTCCATGAAGACATTCCACCTGCTCCTCAACGAGACATCTCGGCGTCTGCAGGGGCTGACGAAGCGGCTAGGCACCTGCGTGGACAAGTCGCGACCCTACCACGAGGCGGTCgctgctgccgccgccgcccgcacTGACTGCCAGAAGGCAGCTGTCCAATTCCAAAGGGCTAGCG AGCTCCACGCAGCGGCCAAGGAAACTGTGACGTTAGCGGAGCAGAGGTTTGTCAGCAAGCAGGATGAGTGGCAGTTCGACAGCAACTGGCAGGAGGTCCTCAATCATGCCATCATCAAG GTCATGGACGCTGAAAAGAGAAAGGCTGATAGCGGACGCGAGCATCAGAAGAGAGCGGCTGCCTTCATAGCTGCTGAAAGAAAG GTAACTCAGCTCGAGGAGAATCTCAAGCGAAACATTGTAAAGTCTCGTCTCTACTTCGAGGAAAAGAAACTATGCGACGAGCAACTGCAGACCCAGAACTCGAAGATAGAAAAACTGCAGCGCCTCATAGCTGACGCCAAGTATCGCTACTCCAAGTCCTTGAAAGCTCTAGAGGAAATCTCCGAGGAGATACACAGAAGGAGAGGAGAATATCCTCCTGATAAGGACTCCATACCAGTAGGGCCGAGAGAACCAGGCGTGGGTGCAGAACGGGACCCAATACACGACGAAGCCAAAGTTGACGAAGGCGTCGAAAAAGACGAAGAATCAAGCTTACAGGAACTTAGGATGCGCGTCAGAGAACTAGCTCTAAAACCTATCGACAAAAAGGAAGTTGGAACAGACGAGGCTTGGGCCCTAGAGCTCAACGAAACAATCAACAAGCTGGACCAACTCCTGATGATGAAGGAAAACAACCAACAGAAGCGCTCCAAGTTCACCAATTCTTCGCCAAGGAACGCCAGCGCGCCCTCTACCAGTTCTAAAACATTACTCAAATACAGCCAACCTCCAAGCGACACTTGGAAAAACGAGACGAACCTGATGCGAACTAAATCAAGGAGTCGCGAGGTCGTTTTTGAACACACCAACCCACCGATAAGTAAGTCAGAGAAATCTAAAAGTATGATGTCCTTGGATGTGTTAGCTTTGGCTAGAGATACCACTATAATGGATAGAGAGTCATATCTAAAAGCTGTAATTGAAGACAAGAGTCCAACTGGTACATACACTGAGAGCAATTCTGATAGGAATGACAGTCCTGATGAGATTCTGATGGTGGAATGCGACTCTAGCGACTCCACGCAGAATCCAGTCATTAGAATGACTAGCTCGACTATCACAGACAGCGATAACAGTTGA